The Elusimicrobiota bacterium genome has a window encoding:
- a CDS encoding TonB-dependent receptor: MIRHFWLVLALSAGLPVLSPAEPVSGVAGSTATPVASFDLPNAPASVDLSTEPPSAALIGESVSIPIPQAMTDRSPGVFVTFSRFACSLRELPTSAETILPDVFKKFGAQNAGEAVARQPGLSTLPIGRLGSPLAASIRGSTSLQTLVLMDGRPVTGAALGAADLSEIPVEQIDHIEILRGGASALYGPNAMGGVINVITKRAAYRGLPISHVGYEGGSYGRQGYRMDFGSRLGIVDYFFSGNQQWESGFRSNADTRQHNIGGNIGVSMGAGGKFLFDIGNFHSEAGIPGRRCEIDDVYCQAVPLHFLEPHRFNDKDEKPASSPTARKTTDSNYIRTSYLLPLPMNSLLALRLYGMQREVDLNDTDDPNLLNASRSDRREQSKGAETQVNLPLGLLVGGNFIRDREDHENRLAPGNSFIKTIENWGVFAQETIRWKRITLIPSGRYDHNSQAGDSSNPRVSLMEDATDWLRFSGSTARSFRAPTIDDLFYVSPFFNGNPDLRPEKAWTYDAGVELHDSSVSVRATYFRANVTDLIQVKPATYDTVINVGRARRQGMEIQLNHILNDTFRNELNYTYLENLGIPGGVDHYVALAFSPRHTVNYLATFTLKKNWTFDSTLRYEDARYSGNDQSGVKLGSQLLWDLRVAYQLRQLEIYLGSSDLANKRYVEQPGYPLPGRTFYGGVKLKLWG; the protein is encoded by the coding sequence ATGATTAGACATTTCTGGCTTGTCCTCGCTTTGAGCGCAGGGCTCCCGGTGTTGAGTCCGGCGGAGCCTGTCTCCGGTGTCGCGGGATCCACCGCGACACCGGTTGCTTCGTTCGACCTTCCGAACGCTCCGGCTTCCGTGGATCTTTCGACAGAGCCTCCATCAGCCGCTCTCATCGGCGAGTCCGTATCCATTCCGATTCCTCAGGCCATGACGGATCGTTCCCCCGGCGTCTTTGTGACCTTTTCGCGGTTCGCCTGTTCCTTGCGCGAGTTGCCGACCAGCGCGGAAACGATTCTTCCCGATGTCTTTAAGAAGTTCGGTGCTCAAAATGCAGGAGAAGCCGTGGCTCGGCAGCCCGGTCTTTCGACGTTGCCCATCGGACGGCTGGGATCGCCTTTGGCGGCGAGCATTCGCGGATCAACTTCTCTTCAGACGCTCGTTCTGATGGACGGCCGTCCGGTGACCGGCGCCGCGCTGGGGGCGGCTGATTTGTCCGAGATTCCCGTGGAGCAAATTGACCATATTGAAATCTTGCGCGGGGGCGCTTCGGCCCTTTACGGTCCGAATGCGATGGGCGGGGTGATCAATGTCATCACCAAACGGGCCGCCTATCGGGGACTTCCCATCAGCCATGTGGGGTATGAAGGCGGTTCCTATGGACGTCAGGGGTATCGGATGGATTTTGGTTCCCGTCTGGGGATCGTTGATTATTTCTTCTCCGGCAATCAGCAGTGGGAGAGCGGATTCCGGAGCAACGCCGATACGCGTCAGCACAATATCGGCGGCAATATCGGCGTGTCCATGGGTGCGGGGGGGAAATTTCTTTTTGACATCGGGAATTTCCACAGCGAAGCGGGGATTCCCGGCCGGCGCTGCGAGATTGACGATGTCTACTGCCAGGCCGTGCCGCTGCATTTTCTTGAGCCGCACCGCTTTAATGACAAAGACGAAAAACCGGCGAGTTCTCCCACCGCGCGGAAAACCACGGATAGTAATTACATTCGAACGTCGTATTTGCTGCCGTTGCCGATGAACAGCCTGCTGGCGTTGCGTTTGTACGGCATGCAGAGGGAAGTCGATTTGAATGACACGGATGATCCCAATTTACTCAATGCCAGCCGTTCGGATCGCCGCGAACAGAGCAAGGGAGCAGAAACCCAGGTGAATCTACCACTAGGGCTTTTGGTCGGGGGGAATTTTATTCGTGACCGGGAGGATCACGAGAACCGTTTAGCGCCCGGCAACAGTTTTATCAAAACGATCGAAAATTGGGGGGTTTTTGCTCAGGAAACGATACGATGGAAAAGGATCACGCTGATCCCGAGCGGGCGTTATGACCATAACAGTCAAGCCGGCGACTCTTCGAATCCTCGCGTCAGTTTGATGGAGGATGCCACAGATTGGCTGCGCTTCTCGGGATCAACGGCGCGTTCGTTTCGTGCCCCAACAATTGATGATCTTTTTTACGTGAGCCCTTTCTTTAATGGCAATCCGGATCTGCGGCCGGAGAAGGCGTGGACGTACGATGCCGGCGTAGAATTGCACGATTCTTCCGTCAGTGTGCGGGCGACCTATTTTCGCGCGAACGTGACGGATCTGATTCAGGTCAAACCGGCGACCTACGATACCGTGATCAATGTCGGCCGGGCCCGCCGGCAGGGGATGGAAATTCAATTGAACCACATCCTGAACGACACTTTCCGGAACGAGCTGAACTACACCTATCTTGAAAATCTCGGAATTCCGGGCGGGGTGGATCATTATGTGGCGCTGGCTTTCAGCCCCCGCCATACCGTGAACTATCTCGCGACCTTCACGCTAAAGAAAAACTGGACGTTCGATTCCACGCTCCGGTATGAGGACGCGCGATATTCCGGCAATGACCAGAGCGGGGTTAAGCTGGGATCGCAGCTGCTCTGGGATCTGCGCGTCGCCTATCAGCTGCGCCAGTTGGAGATCTATCTCGGATCCAGCGATCTCGCCAACAAGCGTTATGTGGAACAGCCGGGGTATCCGCTGCCGGGCCGCACATTCTATGGCGGGGTCAAATTGAAACTGTGGGGATAA
- a CDS encoding TonB-dependent receptor has protein sequence GSLAMPSIRGFSGRQILVVVDDVPQLPDYTGDVDLSRFPLDNVDRIEILRGGASAVYGPNAEGGVIQIITKRPISAVDVLAASDVGSFDTLHNRVRVGSQQGPVEAQASASRDLSDGFQQNSSYRNTNLAGFFAYDAKKLGKLSYSIEGAKGSIGLPSGTPVPIGDWDGELERQANDLTAYQTETNRNNRLQYLNRIRGIDLTARVANNVKDLDTFQFGAETMTRTEGRNAFGKLECPGRGALGYEFYQNRLDSNVYGVYRTNAWGTFYEAYFIRNAWLKFTPGIRYDRDNSYGESWSPRVELVVTPGEMWKMSASANRSFHAPTLADQFNPYVPSEFQPGHLNPEITWSYNLGATVKPMPGLETTVNLFHTETKDRIALKPVEVSTSVTYYPAFNLNRAFTRGVEAALSYAYKGVRQKLAYSYLQAEGENAENGNFDFRSLAFCPKHKIDYRADVRLPRQSGLTFDVHYVYKQWSAIGETGVEIPDYVVANIKATKKIGWLDLFVACSNLLDRHYAENADSFNGYFPQPGRTFSGGVTVHFWMAGQ, from the coding sequence AAGGATCTCTGGCCATGCCGTCGATCCGTGGGTTTTCCGGAAGGCAGATTCTGGTGGTCGTCGATGACGTGCCCCAGCTCCCGGATTATACGGGGGATGTCGACCTCAGTCGCTTTCCTCTGGACAATGTGGACCGCATCGAAATCCTGCGCGGCGGCGCTTCGGCCGTTTACGGTCCGAACGCAGAAGGCGGGGTGATTCAAATCATCACCAAACGACCGATCTCGGCGGTGGATGTGTTAGCGGCGTCGGATGTCGGATCGTTTGACACCCTCCATAATCGCGTCCGAGTCGGGTCGCAGCAGGGACCCGTGGAGGCGCAGGCCAGCGCCAGTCGGGATCTCTCCGATGGGTTTCAGCAGAATTCGAGTTATCGCAATACAAACCTCGCCGGTTTTTTCGCGTATGACGCCAAAAAACTGGGAAAGCTCTCCTATTCCATCGAAGGCGCGAAGGGATCGATCGGTTTGCCCTCCGGTACGCCTGTGCCGATCGGTGATTGGGACGGCGAGCTCGAACGCCAGGCCAATGATTTAACGGCTTATCAGACCGAAACGAACCGGAACAATCGGTTGCAATACCTGAATCGGATCAGGGGGATCGATCTGACGGCCCGCGTCGCAAACAATGTGAAGGACCTGGACACCTTTCAATTCGGAGCGGAAACGATGACCCGGACGGAAGGCCGCAACGCTTTCGGAAAACTCGAATGTCCGGGACGCGGCGCTCTGGGATATGAGTTCTATCAAAACCGTTTGGATTCGAATGTTTACGGGGTCTACCGGACGAATGCCTGGGGGACTTTTTATGAAGCGTATTTTATCCGCAACGCGTGGCTGAAATTCACTCCGGGAATTCGTTATGACCGGGATAATTCCTATGGTGAAAGCTGGAGTCCGAGAGTGGAACTTGTCGTTACTCCGGGTGAAATGTGGAAGATGTCCGCATCAGCCAACCGGTCTTTCCATGCGCCGACGCTGGCGGACCAATTCAATCCTTATGTGCCGTCCGAGTTCCAGCCCGGCCATTTAAATCCGGAGATAACTTGGAGCTACAATCTGGGTGCCACGGTCAAACCGATGCCGGGGCTGGAAACGACCGTCAATTTGTTCCACACCGAAACGAAAGACCGTATCGCTTTGAAGCCCGTTGAGGTTTCTACATCCGTCACGTATTACCCGGCCTTCAATCTCAACCGGGCTTTTACCCGGGGAGTGGAAGCCGCGCTATCGTATGCGTACAAGGGGGTCCGCCAGAAGCTGGCTTATTCCTATCTCCAGGCGGAAGGCGAAAACGCAGAAAATGGAAACTTTGATTTTCGATCGCTGGCCTTCTGTCCTAAACATAAAATCGATTATCGCGCCGATGTTCGTCTTCCCCGGCAGAGCGGTTTGACCTTCGATGTTCACTATGTTTATAAGCAGTGGTCGGCTATCGGAGAGACGGGAGTCGAGATTCCTGATTATGTGGTGGCTAATATTAAGGCAACGAAAAAGATCGGATGGCTGGATCTTTTTGTGGCCTGCAGCAACCTGCTGGATCGTCATTACGCTGAAAACGCGGATTCCTTTAACGGGTATTTCCCGCAGCCCGGACGGACCTTCTCCGGCGGTGTCACGGTCCATTTCTGGATGGCCGGTCAGTAA
- a CDS encoding MFS transporter — protein sequence MRDSTRSRYSFFLINYFVQGCIGIVYEPLNYVLKDRLHLTPGQTSGFIAWMTLPLLLKPVYGWMSDFVPIGGYRRRPHLMIGSLAASLAFGVLAFQTHYRYAGLLYPMMGACLALAFADAACDGLLVEDGQARRLTGPYQALQIGALYASVILSGYGSGWMTSHLAYSWIFAIAGILPLAIFASSFMIHEEGPSRSRPRDPFQFWGFIRTKKFWMLSLTIVLWNFYPFLGTVQFYYQSNVLRLNPQWIGSLMTVGSLAGLVGAAVFWKFCQSHDVRVWVSRGPIVMALVSLSYLFYWGPVSVTVIETLYGFFSVFFRLALLDLVARTCPKDAEATAYAVFLSFFDIAMYGSNALGGKLYDVLQRILAHQAHPVQTSVVVLMLIGSLCTLTCRWTLPALEENTLKTEL from the coding sequence GTGAGAGATTCCACGCGAAGTCGTTATTCCTTTTTTTTAATCAATTATTTTGTTCAAGGATGCATCGGCATTGTTTATGAACCGCTGAATTATGTTCTCAAAGATCGTCTCCATCTGACACCCGGGCAGACGTCCGGGTTTATCGCCTGGATGACATTGCCGCTGCTGCTGAAACCCGTGTATGGATGGATGTCTGATTTCGTTCCGATCGGTGGGTATCGCCGGAGACCGCACCTGATGATCGGTTCGCTGGCCGCGTCATTGGCTTTTGGGGTGTTGGCCTTTCAGACCCATTACCGCTACGCCGGCCTCCTGTATCCGATGATGGGGGCCTGCCTGGCCCTGGCTTTTGCCGATGCGGCTTGCGACGGGCTGCTGGTCGAAGACGGCCAGGCGCGCCGCTTAACGGGACCGTATCAGGCCCTTCAGATCGGAGCGCTTTACGCGAGCGTCATTCTCAGTGGTTACGGCAGCGGTTGGATGACAAGCCATCTGGCGTACTCATGGATTTTTGCAATCGCCGGGATATTGCCTTTGGCCATTTTTGCTTCGTCGTTCATGATTCACGAGGAGGGACCTTCCCGTTCGCGGCCCAGAGACCCCTTTCAATTCTGGGGATTTATCCGGACGAAAAAATTCTGGATGCTCAGCCTGACCATCGTGTTATGGAATTTTTATCCGTTTCTCGGCACGGTCCAGTTTTATTACCAGAGCAATGTTTTGCGACTGAATCCTCAATGGATCGGGTCCCTGATGACGGTGGGGTCACTCGCCGGCCTTGTGGGGGCGGCGGTGTTCTGGAAATTTTGTCAGAGCCATGACGTTCGTGTCTGGGTTTCCCGCGGGCCCATCGTGATGGCCCTGGTCAGCCTGTCTTACTTGTTCTACTGGGGACCGGTTTCCGTCACTGTGATTGAAACGCTCTATGGGTTTTTTAGCGTATTCTTCCGGCTGGCCCTTCTGGATCTGGTCGCACGCACCTGTCCGAAGGATGCGGAAGCGACCGCGTACGCCGTGTTTCTATCCTTTTTTGATATCGCCATGTACGGCTCAAACGCTCTCGGTGGAAAACTGTATGACGTTCTGCAGCGAATTCTGGCGCACCAGGCTCATCCGGTTCAAACATCGGTTGTCGTGTTGATGCTGATCGGATCGCTTTGTACGTTGACTTGTCGATGGACTCTGCCTGCATTAGAGGAAAACACACTGAAAACAGAGTTGTAA
- a CDS encoding adenosylcobinamide-GDP ribazoletransferase, with protein sequence MTRLLLAFQFLSIFPIRISGTVRDDDLVRSMRYYPLIGAVLGGLSAVLFWAGLKLFTPMVATVCGMTGLILFSGALHLDGFADMCDGFYGNRSREKILAIMKDSHSGAMAIVGVFGLLAMKGALLSGLDSARAIPALVLLPTLGRWSMVWLCARSTYARSEGGTAFPYIGQVDPWTLRMATFLCAGIAFALFRWKGLLVMAVVALFTWVFRRYTERCIGGMTGDTLGACSELVEVLSLAVLSIRWIGQGL encoded by the coding sequence ATGACCCGACTTCTCCTGGCATTTCAGTTCCTCAGTATCTTCCCGATCCGGATCTCCGGGACTGTGCGGGATGATGATCTGGTCCGGTCGATGCGTTACTATCCGCTAATCGGCGCTGTTCTGGGGGGGCTTAGCGCGGTTCTCTTCTGGGCGGGGCTGAAGCTTTTCACTCCGATGGTTGCGACGGTCTGCGGCATGACGGGCCTGATTCTTTTCTCGGGAGCACTCCATCTCGACGGTTTCGCGGATATGTGCGACGGGTTTTACGGGAATCGCTCCCGCGAGAAAATCCTGGCTATCATGAAAGACAGCCATTCGGGAGCCATGGCGATCGTGGGGGTTTTTGGCTTGCTCGCGATGAAAGGCGCTCTCCTGTCTGGACTCGATTCTGCGCGAGCCATTCCGGCCCTGGTTCTCTTGCCGACTCTTGGACGATGGTCGATGGTCTGGCTTTGTGCCCGTTCCACCTATGCCCGGTCCGAAGGTGGAACCGCTTTCCCTTATATCGGACAGGTGGACCCGTGGACGCTTCGAATGGCCACGTTTCTCTGTGCGGGGATCGCCTTCGCGTTGTTCCGTTGGAAAGGGCTTCTCGTGATGGCCGTGGTAGCCCTTTTCACGTGGGTCTTTCGCCGCTATACGGAGCGTTGCATCGGCGGAATGACCGGCGATACGCTGGGAGCCTGCAGTGAACTCGTGGAGGTTCTGTCGCTGGCGGTCTTGAGCATTCGTTGGATAGGACAAGGGCTGTGA
- the cobT gene encoding nicotinate-nucleotide--dimethylbenzimidazole phosphoribosyltransferase has product MNAELKKIIDSIEPLDRGAMDRAQERLDSLSKPQGSLGRLEELARWLAGVTRQSRPRVSRKVIFIFAADHGVAEEGVSAFPAAVTPEMVRNFLRGGAAINVLARQAGAEVVVADFGVAADFSDQKELVSCKIGFGTANLAKGPAMTEAQAVKAILAGARLALSEKERGAALFATGDMGIANTTAASALVAALTGSPVEEVTGRGTGIDEETFRRKVSVIRQALDVNRVDGGDPLAALARVGGFEIAGLAGVILAGAAAKTPVIVDGFISGAAALVACRLAPNKPVRDYLAMAHLSVECGHQRILRELALVPLLDFQMRLGEGTGAALAMPLLDAACAVFNEMATFQEASVSEKK; this is encoded by the coding sequence ATGAACGCTGAACTCAAAAAGATAATCGACTCGATCGAGCCGCTCGATCGGGGCGCCATGGATCGGGCGCAGGAGAGGCTCGATTCGCTGAGCAAGCCGCAGGGAAGTCTCGGGCGTCTGGAAGAACTCGCCCGATGGCTCGCGGGAGTCACCCGACAGTCCCGTCCGCGGGTGTCCCGCAAAGTGATATTCATTTTTGCCGCCGACCACGGGGTGGCCGAGGAAGGAGTCAGCGCTTTCCCGGCGGCCGTAACTCCGGAGATGGTTCGCAATTTTCTTCGCGGCGGCGCCGCGATCAATGTTCTGGCGCGTCAGGCCGGAGCGGAGGTCGTCGTCGCCGACTTCGGCGTGGCGGCGGATTTCAGCGATCAGAAGGAGCTTGTTTCGTGCAAGATCGGGTTTGGGACCGCCAATCTGGCGAAGGGCCCCGCGATGACCGAAGCGCAGGCTGTTAAGGCCATTCTGGCGGGAGCCCGGCTGGCACTGTCTGAAAAGGAACGGGGAGCCGCTCTTTTCGCAACCGGGGATATGGGGATTGCCAACACGACCGCCGCCAGCGCGTTGGTGGCTGCTCTGACCGGTTCGCCTGTCGAGGAGGTCACCGGCAGGGGAACGGGAATCGATGAGGAGACCTTTCGTCGCAAGGTGAGCGTTATCCGTCAGGCGCTGGACGTGAACCGTGTGGATGGAGGCGACCCGCTGGCCGCTCTGGCGCGGGTGGGCGGATTTGAAATCGCTGGACTGGCCGGCGTGATCCTGGCCGGGGCCGCCGCGAAAACGCCGGTGATCGTGGATGGATTCATCTCCGGGGCGGCGGCGCTGGTGGCCTGTCGTCTCGCTCCGAATAAACCCGTACGGGATTATCTGGCCATGGCGCATTTATCCGTCGAGTGCGGGCATCAGCGGATCCTTCGGGAGCTGGCGCTTGTTCCGTTGCTCGACTTCCAGATGCGTCTCGGAGAAGGCACCGGCGCTGCCCTGGCCATGCCGCTTCTCGACGCGGCCTGCGCTGTCTTTAACGAAATGGCCACCTTTCAGGAAGCGAGTGTGTCTGAAAAAAAATGA
- the cobU gene encoding bifunctional adenosylcobinamide kinase/adenosylcobinamide-phosphate guanylyltransferase gives MDSSMLIYITGGSRSGKSRYAVDLARRLSRRVVFVATCLPTTDGELRRRIKWHRQDRPKYWKTLENQIDLAGLYSKVDRRTEVLLIDCLTLYVSGRLMQGEGESRICARVKKLCQAAASSPRTTLIVSNEVGCGLVPMTDMGRTFRDYAGRANQIVARYANQVYLMVSGIPVLLKGNKNER, from the coding sequence ATGGATTCATCCATGCTGATTTACATTACGGGGGGAAGCCGGAGCGGCAAGAGCCGCTATGCGGTGGATCTGGCCCGGCGGCTGAGCCGGCGAGTTGTTTTCGTGGCGACCTGCCTGCCCACCACGGACGGCGAACTGCGTCGGCGGATTAAGTGGCACCGCCAAGATCGGCCCAAATACTGGAAGACGCTTGAGAATCAGATTGACCTTGCCGGACTATATTCCAAAGTGGATCGCCGCACGGAGGTTCTGCTGATCGATTGTTTGACCCTCTATGTCTCCGGACGGTTGATGCAGGGGGAAGGGGAATCCCGGATCTGCGCCAGGGTCAAAAAACTCTGTCAAGCCGCGGCGTCATCACCGAGGACCACCCTGATTGTGTCCAATGAAGTGGGTTGCGGGCTTGTCCCCATGACGGATATGGGACGAACGTTCCGAGACTATGCGGGCCGCGCGAATCAGATTGTGGCCCGATACGCGAATCAGGTTTATCTCATGGTGTCGGGCATCCCGGTATTGTTAAAGGGGAACAAGAATGAACGCTGA
- a CDS encoding histidine phosphatase family protein has translation MSKKTEKQITNGMLLLVRHGETRLTGTYCGSTSPSLSRRGIAQARSAARLLAQYPIDRCYVSPLLRAKQTAAIIHRRIPVVFTRHSSLREIHFGDWEGLRFQDIKRKWPALARRWVQHPSSVRIPRAETVGSLRKRIKRFLGLLGRRFSNRNVLIVAHGGSLSSIVLERLKLPNKEFLKHIQPPGSIRMIQGRTVKWIHPC, from the coding sequence ATGTCCAAGAAAACGGAAAAACAAATAACCAATGGAATGCTCTTACTGGTCCGTCATGGGGAAACCCGGCTGACCGGTACTTACTGCGGTTCTACCAGCCCGTCCTTATCGCGTCGGGGGATTGCTCAGGCCCGGTCGGCCGCCCGTCTTCTGGCCCAGTATCCCATTGATCGATGTTATGTTAGTCCGCTCTTGCGTGCGAAACAGACGGCGGCAATTATTCATCGCCGGATCCCAGTCGTTTTCACCCGGCATTCTTCTCTGAGAGAAATCCATTTTGGGGACTGGGAAGGTCTTCGTTTCCAGGACATTAAACGAAAATGGCCTGCTCTGGCCAGGCGGTGGGTCCAGCATCCATCCAGCGTCCGCATCCCGCGCGCGGAAACGGTCGGTTCCTTGCGAAAAAGGATCAAGCGTTTTCTTGGCCTTCTCGGACGTCGGTTCTCTAACCGAAATGTTCTGATTGTGGCTCATGGCGGGTCGTTATCCTCCATTGTTCTCGAACGTCTCAAACTTCCGAATAAAGAATTTTTGAAGCATATCCAGCCCCCCGGTTCGATCCGAATGATTCAGGGGCGAACGGTGAAATGGATTCATCCATGCTGA